The DNA region TGGATCTTGGCACTGTCCTTTCTCATTATACTTTCCATAATATTCACTACCTCTATCAGACCTCATTATCTTTACTTTTCTATCTAACTATATTTTTATCTCATTAATGAATATCTTTAGAATGTTCACTGATTGAGACTTTTCATATAATAAATACAAGTAACAATAATGCAAGACGTCATCAATAAAGGAGTTCAAATACTTTTCTCCGCCTAAAGAAGGGACATCGAACGAACCACAAATATCAGCGTGTATCAATTCAAGAAGTTCAGTGCTTCTTGTAGACGAAAATTTGAGTCAGCAGCATATACCTCACTATTCTAGTCACCAAACATATATTCGAGTCACCAAAATTCAATTGAGGTAATATTTCACCTTTCATTAACCTCACTATTCTTTCTTTTGATATATGGCCTAACCTATGATGCAACAAATAAGCAGAACTCTCATATGCGTACTTCACTTACTATCAACGACATGTTCAATATTAAACAAAAATTCTTTAAAATTAACATCAAGATTAAAACACTATAAACCATCAACTAAAGTACCATAACCATAATAGTACAAATCTTTAATAAAGAAAATACACTGTTTCCAATtctaaaattaaaatttaattcaTCGAACTTAGCAATAGAAACTAAATTTCTTGCACATCCAAGTACATAAAGACAACTTTTCATACTTATGTGACATCCAATATCCAAAATCAATCTACACCAATATTTTAAAAATTGGATCGAAAATCGAATCGGTGAAACATTCAGTTTAAAGTTCAATTAGTTCAACCGATTAAACCTACGACCGAACcatttattaaataaactaataatatgAATCTAAATTTCATAGATATGTCACACACATTCATATattcacaacttaataaaataaacATTTTAAAAATCTATTACAAACTTAATACAATAATATCAACAGTACATATAATAACATAATATAGTTCTACActtaatttcatcattcatttaaaaataatttgaacaaatcaaagaattacaataaaattaattaaactaattcaaaccaaaattaaaataatagaacATAATAACTAAAAcaaaattcaaataattaagaatatCTAAATTAAATAAGATAGAATTATCAAAAATAAACAATGCAACATACTTTTTTATATGAAAATACTAATTCAATCAAGAAGAAGCAGGATCGGACTGATCCAACAAAGACAACATACTTAATTGAACATCAATAAATAAATTCAAGTTGATCGACGATCAATAACTCATAATTGACAACGACAAACAATATTGACTTGACTATGTTTGAAAGAGACAACTTGATGATGATTGAGTGTggttgaaagaaaaactataatAAAGTGATAAAATTTAGACGTTTGTATGATTGcacaaaaaatgatttttttgtGATTAAGGAATGTTTTAAgttttgatattgacatattaaactatcaattttttttataaaaaagaCCAATTTAATGCATTTATTTGAACTTGGCAGTTTTATAAAGCTGACTAGTTTTTTTTCTCGGTTTTACTCCGATTTTAATCCACTAGCAATTTTTAAAGGTTGACCGGACTAGATTCAACTTTGGTTCTCGATTCAACCGGTTGAACCGGCTGATTCGGTTCGGTTTTTAAAATATTGATCTATATGTTGTAATTCCTTTTATTTGTGCCTTCATTTTATTTCCCATTTAAAGAAATTTTCCACTTCCTTTTATGATTTAAATAGAAAGGAATCCTTACATAATATGTGTCACATGATTAATCGCACCCGAAAAGGCACAAAGTATTATTTGATTCgaaatttatgaaaatataaAATATACCTTTCTTTTTGAACCATATATTCTTTTTAGGACAATCCTTTTTGAAGTGTCAGTTCTCCCGACCAATTAAAGAAGATGAAAGATCATTTTGTTTATCTCACGAGTTATGATGGAGTTAGTTGTAATAAAGTCAAACTTACTAAGAAttgacaaaaaaaatcatatttgAATCTTGATATTATGATTTTCATAATTTTATGAATACCTACTTATATGTTTAGAAAACGTGCCCGAATCCATGGTGATAATTCTTGAAGGGATTTAAATCAAAAAGAGGAAAGATGGATTCAAATAAAGAATCGAACAAGAATCACCATCATGAATCCAAGTACATTTTCTAAACTTTTGTAAAAATTATAACATAAATTTTTTCTGTTATATAACACCTAATAATTATACAATGATATTTGTTAATTGTCGTGAAAGTTTTATTATAGAGTAAGTTATTTCGTAGTGTTTATACTCTTGTTATTTTTATATATATCTAAGGgtttttttaatatttttttataaaaaatactaattaaaataaaaaatgttaagTAATTTGTCCTATATGAGCAcatattaaaaaacaaaaataaaaaactttGAGTATTTAATAAAGCCATcaattataattaattttataatataattttttgtatttaattatcaACTTGTTCGTAAGAGCACtaaaaataattaattttggACAATCAAATATATATGTTTTTTCTCTTGATAGTTGTTTTATAAAGAAAATTATTGCATCCTCTGTCACAATCCATTTTACTTCTTCCCCTTAACGAACGGAAAAATATCCATAATTTAATCTAACCACCCCTCTTTTCTGACACAACCCTAAAAATTCGAAAATGGAGGTTCCGTCATTTCATATTGCCAGTAGCTAGTTTGTGTGACCGTTAATAATGCCGTGCATGACTACGTGGGTCCCACATTTTCCTTCACTAGTTGATAATCATCCACCAAACACAACCCACAAGTGCCTTCCAGCTGTAAAATAAATGGCATATCAGATCTATTTTAGTTAAAATTAACCTTTAATTTCCATTTTCAAATCATGCTTTTAATTTTAATAACATTTAATAATTTTAGATTCTTATCCATTATTTGatctttattaaaaaaaatattttatatttattgaataaataatatttttaattacAAAGATCAAATGCATGACTCGTAACATTCCATTTAAATCTTAAATTTTAAATATcttattaaattaaaaaatattttttttataatagAAAAATAGTAGAGGTGTGTAGGATAACTCAATGTAATATAATAGTGGATTTAAATAATGTAAAATTTTATCTAATCAAGTTAAGTTCTTTTATAAAATAGAGAATGAATAAGGGTGCATAAAATAATTCAATGGTATATGtgatattaatatttatttatatttatatattaatgTAAACAAATTATTAatataatttaatatttttttagatatataaatttcaaaatttatTGAAATTGTTAAGTTTATTATTAATTAGATGAAAATTTATTTAAGTTAAGAGATTAATATAATTCATATATTAcaaaatatatattaaatttattaatatttatatactaataatttttacaaaaaaataagACTCACTCTAATCTTAATTATATGAAACaatatattttataaatttattGAATAAATAATACATTTGGTTTACATATGATTTAAATATATTAGTTATgttttaaaaaaacattttttttataaataacattgccaataaaataaaatttaattgaagTATTTTATCATATCAATCATAAATATTGAATGTTTacaaaatttaatttttattttattaataataaaataatacaAATAAATCATATTGATGAATCAAGCATATAAATTTTTTTACACAATAATTAATCTCTTAGTAATATAATAAAATGACAAGATTTTTATATAAAAGTTTGTCTAATAGATTCTTAACATTTTATAGACATAAGAAAGTGTGTGAATTTGACCACTAAATTAATTGAAAAAGAAAAACATTTAAACCTTCGATTTAATTTACTTTTCTTCACAAGATCAGATAccaaaatttattttaaaaaatgaaaaaaaatacTTTTCTTTGCATTTTCTTCTATTTCCTTATCTAAATATATTTTGCTCAATCACAGGCAAACAACACTCTTTCTCTCTCTTGTTCCCTCCCTATACGAATATAAATTCGAAAGCGAAAGAGAAAAACTTCGAATTCAAGAGAGAAATTTCGGTTTAGGGTTTTGTTTTTCAGAATCCCGAGGCTAAATCTCTCTTCAATTCTCCACAAATTCCATATGAATATATGGAAATAAACAATTACAATACTCGCTTTTGATTGATTCTTGAAAAATCGAATCATTTTTTGAGATTCCCAATAGGTAATTAGGGTTTATAGAGAGAAAAAAAGTGAAGTGTGTTGAATCAACTTGGTTGTGGTGGCTCTGGTTTGAAAGAGAAAGATGGCGGATGTGACACTGCATATATACGATGTAACGAATAGTGGATCGGAGAAAGCCAACAACACCATTCTTCAGATCAATAAGATCTTCAAAGATGGTATTGGTCTTGGTGGCATTTTTCATAGTGCTGTTCAGGTTTGATTTTTTCATCACTCTCTTTCCCTTTCTGCAAATTAATGTTTTTTATGTTGATTTTTAGGATTTTGATATGATTGGATCCGGTAGTTTTGCTTCTTTATGCGTGTTTGATAATCAGGAGCttaaattttaaatatttcaccatttttgtaatttttttgtAATTCTTAGCCACTTTTTTTTTATAGTCTTAAGTAGGTTAATTGAGAAACCTAAAACTATTAAGTATGATTAAGTGCATGCGTGTGTTTATTTTAGTGTCAACTCAGTCTTCCAATGTTGTGAAACCTAAAACTACTCAAAGCTTGTGAAAGGTTTGTTGATGCCAGAGTAAAAGCATGTTAATGGTAATGGTCAAAACTAGGAGACATGTGACAAGAGTAGTAAAAAAAACAGGCTAATAGACCTATTCGGCAATGAAAAAGAAAATCATCCTTTGAGGTATAATTGTGTAAATTAAAGCATGATTTGGGGCCTCGGATGCCGTTGTGGGTGTTGCATTTGCGGGTTGTTGTGATTGAGGCCGTTGCGGCGTTATTTTGACTGAAAAGAGTTTGAAATACACAGTTAAAAACACTTAAAAGGTACGATTTTTCAGAAGTAAATTGAGTTTTTGGGTTCTAAATTTTGAGTTTTGACGAAAATACTTGAAGAAACCCGGACAAAGTTGTCTGATGCAATTCCTAATGTGGAAGGACACATGATTTCAAAATCACACTGCAATTGCGGTCCGATGCGGCTGTGAGACTACCACATCAGTAATATTGCGGCCGCAATTGCGGTTGCGGACTACAATTTAAAACCATGTATTAAATCATTCTTCTCATACTTTTGGTTGTCTTTTATTATGACGAAAATGATAGACAATCATTAAAGCATTCATTCTTCTCATGCTTTTGCAGATTTATGGAGAGGATGAATGGTCATTTGGATACTGTGAGCAAGGTACTGGGGTTTTTAGCTGCCCTTCTGGACAGAACCCGATGTACACATATCGTGAATCCATTGTACTAGGGAAAACAAACTTTTCCATTTTCAAGGTAAATCAAATATTGAGAGAACTCAGTAGAGAGTGGCCTGGAAGTGCATATGATCTATTGTCCAAAAACTGCAACCATTTCTGTGATGAATTATGTGAAAGGCTTGATGTACCAAAACTTCCAGGTAATTATTGAGCTAATGTTGTTTTTCTGGTGTGCATTATCATTTTTAAACGCTAAAAGACAACCCTGTAGTATTTGGCACAGTTATTAATAGCGGCCGCTCCAAGCGCTATCCCGGGATTCTCTCCCGGTGCAGAAACCCTCCGCTGTGGAGGAGCGGCGCTCATCCCAGTTTCGGATAGCGGCCGGGAAAGCTGGGATAGCGGGTTGCGGGAGCGGAGCGCTTCCCGGCCCGGAGCGGGTTTCTGCTTTTAGGGCTTTGTTGGAGTCCGAAAAAATCCTTTTAACCCTTAACAAGTTTAAAATTGGGAAATTTATTGTAGTCGTTCGTGTTTTCTCCTCTCATTCGTGTTTTTTCACCTTTCTTTATCACGTTCTTCTGTTTTCTGCTTTTCTATTTTGTTGTCTATGTTCTTCTCTATTCGATTTTTTCCTATTCATTTTCAAGTTGTTTTTTCTTTCATATCAttgttttttttcctttcttttaaAATATATTGATTCTGGAATTAATTTATGTAGATCATTCCTATAATTAGTCCAAAAAGTTATTTAATGTACATTAAATATATATGTAGATTATTCATATAATTAGTCCAAAAAGTTATCCTGCTATCCGCTATCCCGCTATCCCATTTTTGGGGTTGGCTGCCCCGCTCCGCTATCCGGGATTAATAACTCTGGTATTTGGGATCCCCTAATGTGCACTCTCTAGAAAAGGGTTGAACTCCGAACTCTCTTGTTTTTACAGAAGGTTGTGCCACAATAATTTGGAAAAAGAGTTTTGGCATCATACATTCCATTTTTTTTGTTACTAAGAAATTCGGAAAACGGTGTAGTGAATCGAGTTACCCATTCACAGGGTTTGTATTGTGTAGAGTTCAATAATTGAGTGTCCCTTTCAGATAATAAAAGATTCACAGGGTTTGTATTGTGTAGAGTTCCATAATTGAGTGTCCCTTTGAGATAATAAAAGATTTCCTTCTTGCTATAAAAGATTTCCCTATGATGATAATTTTAGTAATCTGAAGGGAGGAGCGTTGGTGTTCGCCGTTTAAAATCAAAATTAGGACTCCCTTTTGTAGTGAACAAAAAGGTTGAGAAACCATTTGATTTTTGTGCCATGCTCCCTCCCCTGTTGATACTTGGCATTCTGAGGGATCTTTCTCCAATTTCGTAGTATCAATTTCCCCATTTTCCCTCTTCTAAATCTGTTCAGTTTGCTCAATACTTATCCGAGGGCTAACTTATGATATGCTCAATaaattaaaagaaatatttaatattaataacTTTAGATTTTAATATGTTGAATGCAATATTTAATTGTAAATTGGATGTTGTGCTGCCCTCCTCTACCTCCTCCGTTGACAATTGCAACATGGTGTACGATTCTAGCATGGAGAGTGTTTCACATAGCTCCACAAACACTTGCTTCTTGGTTTGGAACCCACCCGAGTTCGCCGTCCTTGTCACAACCTATTTCTTAGAGAATTTATTCAGCTTAATTTGACTGCTCAACAACTATGTGAACACTTCCACTTGACCCTTATTATTGTGCTTCTTCTTCCCCATTTGACTCTTGCTTATTTTGATTACTGTCAACATGAAATCACTAGCATTGTTTGTATTTTGATAGTCTCCGACAGATTAAGATAATGTGAGCCTATGTTTTCTTTATTTACCCCGAGTATACTTTTAATTTTTCTTAACCTTTCGTAGCAGGTAAAACCAAGTGGTCCCTGCTTGGGCCAAGTGCATATTAGGGGGACCCATAATATTTAGGGCTACATCATGTAAATTCCTTGGTATACTGGATTTTTCCTATAAAGTTTCTCTGTTTCAAATATTGTTTCTCACATTATAATATGGTGTGATACGTCTCATTGATATACCCTTAAGCTGTGTTGTATATGGTAGAGATATACTTGGCTATTATTTTGCTTTAATATGCATTTTTTTCTTAAGGTTAAAAGTGCTGTTGGCTTGAGTTACATCTTACTGTCTTGTGAATAGAGTGAAGTTGGGAAATGATCAAGCTGAGTTAATTAGTGTTATAGGACAGGGAGAGAAATGCTCGAACATGGAGAGTAGTTTGGTAGTTTCAACATATAGAAAATGCATTGGGTTTTAGAGTGGTACATTATTATAATGTGCCAATGCCTGATTCAAATTTTATGTCCTGTGACTGATGTTTAAGCAGCAATGCGATATGTGAATTATTGCTTCTGGACATTACTTCTTAGCTTCCACCATGAATTCTTAAAGCTTTCATTTCATGACAGGTTGGGTTAATAGGTTTGCTAATGCTGGTGATACTGCCATGGAAGTTGCGGAGAATACGGCATTACGGGTGAGTTATGAATTTCAAAATGCTCTTATAGTTTGGTGTTAAATTATTTTCTTGAATTGTCTTATTGGAACACCTGGGTTGTGCATTTTGTTTTGAATACTTTAGATTACCCAGCTGTTAGTTATGTGCTGTAAAGCCCTAGATACACCCAAAATTGGTGAAGTATTGGTGTTATATCTGATGCCGATATGCCTATGATAGTCCTCAATGCGTGCTCAAGGAATGCCCTAAAAAATATATgatatttcaaaataaaattatTGACTAATATGTTTGTTAGGATACATCATCCATATTTTGATATACAACTCCAAACTCTTAAAAGGTTTCTTCAACCTTATATATCATATTCTATGAGCAAAAAAGTGCAGTACATACTCTTCTATTCATTTTTTGAGGATATAAAAATACGAGATATAGTTGTCGGTTATTGGTGGCGATATACATGACCCATTACTGTTGTCGATGGCAGAACTACAATGACACCACTGATTTAATTGAACAGGGTTGTCTCTTGGTGAATTAGACTTGGAAGCTAGCTATGCTTTTTTTATGATGAGATCATTTAATGGAGTCATGACTTATGACTTATTTCAAATAGGACGGACTAAGGACATCTTTTATTTTGACTTATCTAGGTCATATTATCTTTGATTTTTAAAGAATTTTCAATATTCTTGTATCACATTATATCCGTGTTGTATCAAGAGGATTGGCAAAAAAGCATACTAATAATGTGATAATTTGTAGTATTGGCATTGTGACAATTTTTGAGAAAACCTTTGCACTAATGATACTACATGGCTGTTGCAGTTCCGGCAAGCGAAAACAGAGATTGTATCAGCGAGCAAAGTAGCATACAGGTTCCTCCTAGGGGTTACAAACAACGTTACTAACAATGTTACAAACAACATTAAAACAGGTTCTGATTCCCCCAACAGTTCGAACAGTGGAGTGTCTTCGCCAAGATTTCAAGCAGCTTGGTTGAAAAACATAATTACCAACGGTGCAAAACCATCCACTAGTTCAGAAGCTGAGAATCACAATGGAGTTGCTCCTCTACAACCAACAAGAGAGGATGACAAGGCTCTGCTACGTAGTTCATCGTCTCGTATTGATAGTTGATGAAAAAGAATCTTTGTCAAAAATGCTTAGTGCTCTCTGATGTGTATTGTGTACTATTTTGACAAGTCACAAAGGAAACAGAATTTTTCATGGTATTCATTGTGTATCAAATGTATAATTTTCATTTGTTGTACAACTTCAAATCCTATTATCGGTGCCTTGTGAAACTATGCTCAAAGAAAAGTTATTGTGTAGTTGTCTTTCCTTTTTGAATATGTGAATCGACAATTGAACAGTCAACATCAAATGTAGCATTGCTGCCATTTGTCCGATCATTCTAGATTGTTAAATGTTAATAAAAAACTCCGAGTCTGTGTTTATTTCAAAATTTTTTACAAAAATGGACACTTTTGTGCCCTAAAGACACATGGGCGCCACCCTAGATGGCGTCTACCCTTTAGTTggagggcaagtcgccactaggagtgaCGTCTACTCCTAAATcctttttttaaaattttttttaacatgttttaaattatttttaacttattttaaatttattaatattatatatatatatatataatatatatgtatatgtatgtatatatatatatatatatatatatatatatatattatatatgtaGATGTATGTATATATAgatatgtatatatgtatatatgtatatgtatatatatatagatagtatatatgtatatacatatatatatatatatatattattatatatatatattagata from Lathyrus oleraceus cultivar Zhongwan6 chromosome 1, CAAS_Psat_ZW6_1.0, whole genome shotgun sequence includes:
- the LOC127128341 gene encoding uncharacterized protein LOC127128341 — encoded protein: MADVTLHIYDVTNSGSEKANNTILQINKIFKDGIGLGGIFHSAVQIYGEDEWSFGYCEQGTGVFSCPSGQNPMYTYRESIVLGKTNFSIFKVNQILRELSREWPGSAYDLLSKNCNHFCDELCERLDVPKLPGWVNRFANAGDTAMEVAENTALRFRQAKTEIVSASKVAYRFLLGVTNNVTNNVTNNIKTGSDSPNSSNSGVSSPRFQAAWLKNIITNGAKPSTSSEAENHNGVAPLQPTREDDKALLRSSSSRIDS